The following proteins are co-located in the Triticum aestivum cultivar Chinese Spring chromosome 1A, IWGSC CS RefSeq v2.1, whole genome shotgun sequence genome:
- the LOC101290689 gene encoding gibberellin 2-beta-dioxygenase 3 — protein sequence MNALLTPHLPLVRHHSSSSHHQCATVAIVVACRPCLVRGSIACPAYLLGPALLCFLAMVVLAKPAALEQIALLRTPEAWESFSGVPAVDLSGPGAAADVVRACERYGFFSVVNHGVPAGMVDRLEAEAVRFFASSQADKDASGPADPFGYGSKRIGRNGDMGWVEYLLLAIERDALSKASPAPTSALRDAINDYVGAMRGLARTVLEMVAEGLGVSPRGALADMVTGDAASDQVFRVNHYPPCPLLQGLPPNCSVTGFGEHTDPQLVSILHSNGTPGLQVALHDGRWVSVPPNRDAFFVNVGDSLQVLTNGRLRSVRHRVVAGNGLKSRVSMIYFGGPPLAQRIAPLPQLLAGTQSLPLYRDFTWGEYKKAAYRSRLGDNRLAPFEAPPVATPHADRHRS from the exons ATGAACGCCCTCCTCACTCCCCATCTCCCACTCGTGCGCCACCACAGCTCGAGTTCTCATCACCAGTGCGCCACTGTTGCGATAGTAGTAGCTTGTCGGCCCTGCCTGGTTCGGGGATCGATCGCTTGCCCTGCTTATTTGCTTGGCCCAGCTCTGCTCTGTTTCTTGGCAATGGTGGTCCTCGCGAAGCCGGCGGCGCTGGAGCAGATCGCGCTGCTGAGGACGCCGGAGGCGTGGGAGAGCTTCTCGGGCGTCCCGGCCGTGGACCTGTCCGGCCCCGGCGCCGCGGCGGACGTGGTGCGCGCGTGTGAGCGCTACGGGTTCTTCAGCGTCGTGAACCACGGCGTGCCGGCGGGCATGGTGGACCGGCTGGAGGCGGAGGCCGTCCGGTTCTTCGCGTCGTCGCAGGCGGACAAGGACGCGTCGGGCCCCGCCGACCCGTTCGGGTACGGGAGCAAGCGCATCGGGCGCAATGGCGACATGGGGTGGGTCGAGTACCTCCTCCTCGCCATCGAGCGCGACGCGCTCTCCAAGGCCTCCCCGGCGCCGACGTCGGCGCTGAGGGACGCGATCAACGACTACGTGGGCGCCATGCGCGGGCTGGCGAGGACGGTGCTGGAGATGGTGGCGGAGGGGCTGGGCGTGTCGCCGCGGGGCGCGCTGGCGGACATGGTGACGGGCGACGCGGCGAGCGACCAGGTGTTCCGGGTGAATCACTACCCGCCGTGCCCGCTGCTGCAGGGGCTCCCGCCCAACTGCAGCGTGACCGGGTTCGGCGAGCACACGGACCCGCAGCTGGTGTCCATCCTGCACTCCAACGGCACGCCCGGGCTCCAGGTCGCCCTCCACGACGGGCGCTGGGTGTCCGTCCCGCCCAACCGCGACGCCTTCTTCGTCAACGTCGGCGACTCCCTCCAG GTTCTGACGAACGGGAGGCTGAGGAGCGTGCGGCACCGGGTGGTGGCCGGCAACGGGCTCAAGTCGCGCGTGTCGATGATCTACTTCGGCGGGCCACCGCTGGCGCAGAGGATTGCACCGCTGCCGCAGCTGCTGGCGGGGACGCAGAGCTTGCCCCTCTACAGGGACTTCACATGGGGAGAGTACAAGAAGGCGGCCTACCGCTCTCGCCTCGGCGACAACCGGCTGGCCCCCTTCGAGGCGCCACCTGTCGCCACGCCACACGCCGACCGCCACCGGTCCTAG